GCACCCAGCAGTAGGGGACCCACGGAGGTTGGGGACACAGGGGTGGGCCAGGTCCGATccgggtgtgtgtggggtgggggagggaggggcgggTCCGGCCCAAGGGGGGCGGGACGCACCTGGGCTCCGCCCCGGGGCGGGGCCGACGCAGCGTCGCCAGCGCGAGCGGCCGCACCTGGTTCAGCAGcagctgcggcggcggcggcggcggcggcggcggcggcggcggggacaCGAGCACAACGCGGcgcagcccagcccagcccgaGCGCGGACCCGGCGCCCGCAGCCCCGGCGCCGCCATGGTGGAGGCGGCGCCCGCGGGGCCCGGGCCGCTGCGGAGGACCTTCCTGGTGCCGGAGATCAAGTCGCTGGACCAGTACGATTTCTCGCGGGCCAAGGCGGCGGCGAGCCTGGCGTGGGTGCTGCGGGCAGCGTTCGGGGGCGCAGGTACCGGGACTGGGGGGGGCGGCGGGCCGGGCGCGGCAGGTGCGGGGGGCGGGGCGCCGGGCTGGAGAGGCCGGGGCCGTGGGAACAATAGCGCCGGCCGCAGGGGTGTCCCCTGGTCCGGGCCCCGCTGCGCCGGGCCTCCGAGCTTCCTGCTCGGCTTGGGCCATGGACTTTGCCCGCCCGGCTGCCCGGAGCGCAGTGGGGGTAGGGCCGGCGGCCGGGCTCCGCACTGGGACCCGTGCATCTGGGCCCCCAGGTGAGCGGGGTGGGGTCTGCGAGCCGGGTGGGTTCTCCCGGTGCGGGCCTCAGCTTCTCGTCTCTCACACCCCGGGACCCCCTCTGCTCGCCCTTTACACAGTCACGTCCATGCGCCTGCGAGGACCCCCACCCCACTATCCCCGGCCTCACCTTTCGCGCGGGGCCTTAAGCGCTCAGCACAGCACGCCCCCCGGCTGGCACCCACACCCCGCGTCGGCCCTGCCTGCTCTGCGGGCGGCGGCGGGGGACCTCTGCGAATCCCCCTTTCGCCTCTATGGCCTCTGCCAGTGACTGGCAGCTGTGACTTATTGCCCCATTTTTCCGAGGCGGCAGGCGAGCCCTGTGGAAGGGAAATAAATGGCTTGTCTAGGATCACCCCAGAGTGGGGGCCCCAGCTGCAGGGCCTTCTTCCATAAGGACTGGTCCTCCACTCCCTTCTCCAGGCCCATATGTCTGAAGAACTCGCGCCATCCCCACCGAGGTGGGGAGGATGCGGATGATGGGGCCTCTGGCAGGTTCATTCTTGGCTTTCCCCACCCCAGTGCAAAGCTGGAAGGCGAGACTTGGCCTTGGGGAAAACACGGGTTAATTAAGGTCCCGGCCTTCCGGGGTGCCTTGCTCTCCCACTGGACCTGGCTGCTGATCTTGGCACCAGCTGAGCACAGCCCATCCCCCCTTTTAGTGGCCTTCCCAGACCAACCTGTTCTGGGTGTGGGTCTCAGTGACAGCTGCCCGTCGACCGCTTCCGCCTGAGCCTGTCTCTTCCACTTTCTCCCAGTCTCTTTCTGAATCCTTCTGTGCTTGGCTTACTCAGAGAACAGCCCACCCAACAGGGATTTGTTTGAGGACGAGAAGGATTGGGGGTTGAGACTCAGGACTGCCTCAGCTCCATACATCCAAGGTTATGAGGCCATAAAGAGCCTAACTTTGCAAGTGAAAATCAAGTGTGAATCCCAGCTCCTTAAATATGGAAGAATTATTCCAAGTTGTCCAAGCTTCTGTTTCCCTTTCTATAAAAGAAGGCTTTTGGTTGCCTATTTATCCATGTCTGGAAATATTTGCAGGGTGCTCACACATGTCAGGGTGCCATGCAGATTGACAGCCCAGTACCTGTGGGCAAGGTTGCCAGGAGGTGTCAAAGAGGCACTGGCTATAGAATTCATCCCGTTGTGTCTGGCTCATGTGACATGCTAAATGAGTGCTCACTCTTGCTTCTGAAGTGATGAGAGGTGATGTTTTTAATACTGTTAATATCACTCATTGTTCCTGGGTAGGCGGACAGAGCAGAAATTACTACCTCATTTCATAGAACGGAAAGCAAAGCCCCCCCGGGGGGGGGTTAATAAAATCCTGACTTACCCAGTTCTGTTTTTATTGAGCTGGCTATCTGTACTGAGTAACACTGTCCAGTGGCTGCTCCTACCCTAAGGGTCAAGTTCAATCTGTTTCTCACCTGCCTCCCCTAAACAGAGGGGGTCTGAAGGAAATGGGGGACAGAGCTCTGCCCCCATGAACTCCAGGACTCTACCAGGGCTTACCAGGTGCCTCTCAGGTACCAGGCCAGTGCTAAGCACAAGGATGTGGAGGACAGGGGATGGATGGGAGTGGGGGGGGCATGAAACAAGACCATCCAAACTTTGGAGTGAAAAGGTCTGTGGTGTGGAGCAAACAGCAGGTCTGGAGGAGGAAATCCCTGAAATCTCTCAGGGTGGGAAAAGGGAAGGCTCCTAAAAGAAAGAAGGGTTTGAGTCTTGAAGGATTGGTAGGAGTTTGCCAGGGGGAGGAGTCTGCAAAGGAATGGGATGGGGATCAACAGGGAGTTCTCATATAAGAACATGCAGGTCTCAGGAGGCTGGAGATGAGGGAGCTGTGAGACTCTAGGGGAAGGGCCTCTCAGGCTGTGGGCAGGGAGGGCAGAAGGGAGCCACAGAAGGTGTTAGGGGACTGACAAGGTGAAACATGCAGTTGTCCAGTAGGGATTGTGACAGGGAAGGGGCAGTAGCCCCAAGGCACAGGGGTGTGGAATGCAGGCAGGTGAGCTCAGAGCACAAACTCAGAGATAAGATAAGAATACTTTACAAGTTTGGGAAATACCACATGctggccattctttttttttttttggcagaactcagGGTGCtagctaggcagctgctctatcacttgagccacaactccccCCCACCGTTTTTCACATTccttatttttgggataggatcttgctttttgctttggaccgtgatcctcctatttatgcttcctgcatagctgagatgacaggtgcaccatcgtacccagctattggtggagatggggtcttgcaaattttttgcctgggctgcccttgaccacgatcctcctgatctcttcctcattgagtagctaggatttcaggagtGAGCCAATGCTCCCAGCTCAACAGGCTGTTCTTTATGCCTTCAGAACTTCAGTGAGATATGCGAGGGAAACTGGATTTGTGTGAGCTCTGCCATTTACTGGCTGTGTTATCTTGGCAAGTTAACTCAGATCTCTGGGTcttggttttcttatctgtacAGTGGCATAAGAATACATATTTTAGGATTAAACAAATGAATGCACAGAAACTTATGGACTATACAAATGCTAGCTATGCTATAAAAGTGTCTGTAGAGTGGATAGCCACTAACCCAACATGGctgttgagcacttgaaatgtggccagTTTGAATTCAGATGTACAGCTGGGCATTGTGGTCCATGCTTGAAATCCtaggaagaccatgagttcaaggctatgCTGGGCTGACTatagagaccctgcctcaaaaaacaaaaaacaaaaaaaaaaagaagaagaatgaatcaAGATGTACAGTAAATGTAAAATCAGActccagagccaggcatggtagtgcatgcctgtaatcctaatactCAAGAAACTGAGTTTCAAGTttgaggattgcaagtttgaggccagcctgggctacataatgagatgttatctcaaaacaaataaatgaaaaatagacaccataccaaaaagacaaaaagagtgAAATATCTCATTAAAATCTGTACATTTTTTACACATTGAAATGATAACGTTTTTGGATACATCTTGGGCTGAATAAACTGTATTACTAAATTAATGGTCCTTGGGTCTGCTTTTTTAATGTGACTactagaaaactttttttttttttttttttttggaggtactgaggtttgaacctcaCACtgacagccctttttggtgattttttttttttttccttttggtggaactggggtttgaactcatggcctacacctcaagctgctccgccagtcctttttttatgaTGAAGTTTTTTGAgcttgggtcttgtgaactatttgcccaggctggctttgaactgtgatcctccagatttctgccttttgagtagctaggattacaggcgtgagccactggcaccctgctgcTACTAGAATATGTGGCTTGTATTTCAGTCAGATGGTATTGCCCTGCAATAAATGCTCAACAAACAGTCTGGGGCTGAGGTTCTTAGGTGGTGACAGCGTTGTCTCTTGGGAGATatgtggcaatgtctggagacatttttggttgtctaCTTAGGGTAGGTACTGGGATCTCATAAGTGGAGACCAGGGGGTTGTGCTGAAAACCCTTTGGTACACAAGATGGCATCTTCTCAAAGCTAATTGTGCAAAGGTGGAGGAGCACTGGTAATAGGGTGAGTGCTTGATAAAACCAGCCATTTgtattctagcttttttttttgcccccttTTGATCTTGAAGTCCTGAAGGAAAGAAAGTTATTACATTTTGCTGATGGGAGCAGAAAGTGCCTGAGCCTTCAGTGGGCTGGAAAGATGAGGAAGGTTTGGATTTGGGAGATGTCAGGAGGTTGGAACTAGAGGACTAATTGGATGTGGGATGGAGGgtaaaaaagggatggtgggTCAGGTacggtggtttacacctgtaatcccagctactcaggaggcagtgcaGTAATAGGgcgaggaggatctcagtttgaggccagccctggcaaaaaaggtGAGgtgctatctcaaaaacaagctgggtgtggtggtgtacatctgtaatcccagctacttgggaggtagaggtaggaggaacaGGGTCTGAGGCCAGCATGGGTAAAGTTAGTGTAAGATTCCacccaaaatgaaactaaaatcaaaaggattggcggcatggcccaagtggaagagcacttgcatagccagtgcaaggccctgagttcaaactccagtaccagagagagagagagagagagagaatgatgatTTCTCACTGTGATGGATAGGGAGAAGCAGGAGGTTTGGAAAAAGATAATCTTGGGTTGTGGGAGATGGCTAAGGGGCAGTGGGGCACCCTGCCTGGGCTGCAGCAGGTGGCAGTCCTCAGATGGCCATGGAGGCCATCAtgaggtggggtggggcagggcatGTCTTTTTACAAGGAGATGCCAGAGGGAAGGTTTCCGGAAGGAGGTGCTGGGCAGAGAGCCCGGGCAGTTATGGGCCCTGGATGTGCCTTGGCTGGCTGCTGCTGGCCTTGGGGAGTCTTGAGAACATGGGGATAGAAGCCAGGTCAGTGAGGTTGAggctgggggcagggagcagaAGGAAGTGAGCCTGGAAATCCCTTGTCTTTCAAGGAGCTGAGCTTAGCATGGCAGGGAGGAGGCACTGCTCTCCATAGGGGTGGAGCTGTTAAGTGGGAAGGTCAAGTGTGGTTTTAGGGGGTGGGCAAGGAGCAATGGCAGGAAAGATTGCCGTCAAGGATGCCTGAGTTCTCTGTCAAGGAGTTTCTTAGGAGCCTAATTTTGAAGAGGGAACCCCGAGGAAGATTTGGTCTGAAGCAACATGTATGCTTTGGAGCCCGGGAGCTCTTTCCCCACTTCTTTCAGACACATGTAGAACCCCACTACACAAAACAGCAGGGCTGATTGGAACAACAGCCAGGCAggttccctcccctctcccccgccCACTGACCTCCCTGACCTCCTCAAATCTTTTAGGTTTTTTCCTCTCTACCATTGAGTACTACTCAGACCTCCTCCTTCCAAGTAGGGCTCTCCTGGCTGCCTCACTGTTCCCCTGAAGTCCCAACCCCTCATATCCTCTGCCTTGAGGTGCCCCCAAGGTCTCTCACACTCAGCTGCTGCCCCTCATAGAGCCCTGGGCCCTGCCTCTCCCTCGcccttttttccattttagttaCTAGGTTCAGACCACTCAATTCTCCCAGCATCTGGCGTCTCCTGTGTCCCCCATCCTGTGTCCTGCCAGTCAGCCCCACACGCCTCACAGTTCACCCCACTCCAGCCCCCGAGCTGAGAGAGGGTGTAAAGTTTAAGGCCTGGGTTTGAGTCGCAGTCCTGAAGAGCTGTGTGGTCTTTTCCGTAACCATGCGCTCTCCGTGAAGTGGAGTTACCAACGGTGTCCTCGCTGCTTCCTAGGGCGGATGAAGGCATCCACCACCTTCGTGTCTTTCCTTGGAGTCTGTAACATTCTGCTTAGTCAGTCTGAGGTGCTTCCTCTCTGGGTATAAGAGCCCACCACCATCGCCCACCTCCTGCTCTTTGCACCTGCAGGCGTCTGTCTGGGACACCGTAACCCTCCTGGCAAACCAAACACCTCAGCCCATTTTTCCTAGTCTCCCTTAACAGTGCCAACCTCCTCGTCTAAGTTCCCTTCCTTGAGGCCATGTTgttatgcgtgtgtgtgtgtgtgtatgtgacccACCGTGTGTCCCGTCCCCCCTCCCCACAGAGCACGTGCCCTCGGAGCTGTGGGAACCTTTCTATACAGACCAGTACGCGCAGGAGCACGTGAAGCCCCCGGTGACGCGGCTGCTGCTCTCCGCTGAGCTCTACTGCCGGGCCTGGCGCCAGGCATTGCCTCAGCTGGAGGCACCTCCCAGCCCCTCTGCTTTGCTGGCCCTGCTGGCGCGGAGAGCCTCAGTGCCCTCCCTTCCTGAGCGCCCAGTGCGCGAGGCTGACCTGAGACACCAGCCCATTCTCATGGTAGGCCCCGTCCTTGCCCACTAGGCATTTCCCACCAGGCTTAGCTTCTTCCCTGGGCTACTCTGGTCCTAAGGGCTGTCTTCCGCTAATGTTCCTCCCATGAGCCAGGACCATCCCTCAAATTCCATCAATGAGGCTCAGCCCCTCCCTTCAAGCCCCACCCACCAGATATAGCCCCTCCCACAAGCCTAGCGCCTTCTGGCTCCTTCAAGCTCTTCCTGCTAGGCTTGGCATCTTCCCTCAAGTTCCTTCCGTCAAGCCCAGCGCCTCCCCTCAAGCTCCTCCTACCTAGCCTGGCTCCACCCCAAGAAAGACACATCTCTGGCTCTGGAGGATTTCTCTGCTTGGCCCACTCTTCCAATAACTAGTGTCTGACTTCAAAGGCAAAGCCATCATGTGTGACTTTTCCAAGATCCTAGCCTTGTTTCTGCCTTCAAGGCCCGATCTACTAATCCCTGGTCCTAACCCTCAAGCCCCGCCCACTTCAAGCCCCTCCACCTCCAGGTTCTCCCTCTTCATTGGCCCTCGGTGGCAGAGCGGGAGTCCCCACCCTGCTGTCTGGTCTCACCCTCTCACCCTCCAGCCTTTGCCCCTATAGGGAGCCCACCTAGCCGTCATTGACGCCCTCATGGTTGCCTTCGCCTTCGAGTGGACAAAGACGCTGCCTGGCCCCTTGGCCCTGACCAGCCTGGAGCACAAGCTCCTTTTCTGGGTGGACTCGGTAAGTGGGGTTGGTCCGGGATGAGTGGGGATCAGGTTGTCCAGTAATCAGAGCACTGACTTCTCCCTGGTCACCAGACCGTCCGACGGCTGCAGGAGAAGACAGAGCAAGAAGCGGCTCAGCGTGCGTCCCCCGCAGCCCCTACAGATGGGACGGCCCCAGCGCAACCCTCGGTGAGGCTAGGACCATGGACCAGTGCAAGGATGATCTAATCATGTGATGGGGGGCTCGACGGGCAGGGCTGGGCTGTGCCTCATGGCTGTTCCTGAGGCGGGGTGGGGCTGgaggtgactctctctttctctctttctttctctctctttttttctctctatgcCACCTCCCCTGCACCGGCCTCTGCTCttcccctctctgcctctctggcATTAGTGCCCCACACGCTGGTACTGGAAGCTGGTTCCTGTAAGTGGGGCTGTCTGTCTGCCCCGTCTGCCTGCCTTGCTTGctgctgtctgtctgtgtgtgtccgATTCTGCCTGCCAATCTGCACCCTCTCCTGTCTCCCTGATCTGTGAGCAAAGAAGGTGGGACCCCAGTCCTGGGAATGGGAAGAACCCCTCTTGAGCCAAGAGAAAGGGGGAATGTGAGCCATTAAATTACAGGGTTGATGAGCTGCTCATTAACCAAGAGGGaaactcctgcccctcccccccaaaaaaagggtaGGATCCTCAGCCCACATAGATCCTTACTCCAGTGGGCAGGGCACATGGAGATCTCCCTAGCCAAGAGGAAGACCCTCAAATCTAGAAGAAAGCAGAATCTTCCTGAGACCCTCAGTTTTctaagggagggaaaaaaatcctagCTCTGGGTAGAGGCCCATTCTTGAAGCTAAAAGtatgactttctttctttccctgattagctgtgtgatcttgcaCAAGTGTCAAAACCTCCGTGTGCTTGATAGAGTTCATTCCTGGAGGAGATAAACCAGGGGAAGGTGTGGGTGGGGTTGGGCTGGATGGGGTCCCTGTCTTTGCTCACTTCTTCTCCCCACCCTGGGTCTGGGTTGGGGGGGTTCCTCTCCTGCCTACCTGCTTCCTTCACATCCTCTCCCCAAGCTGGGATCTCTCATGGGAGGATGGTTCCCTGCATGGAAGGCTGCTCTGTGGGGTCCCTCAGGGCTGGGAGGAGCTGGGGTCCCCAAAGCCGGCCAGAGCACAGTCAGGGAGCTGGATGGCCAGGGCTCACGCCAGGGGTCAGGACTCCTCCTTCCCCCAGAGGTGGGGTTGGGTGCCCAGCAGGTCAGCAGCCTTCCCGCCCTGCTGACAGCTGCTCCTCTCCCCCCCAGCACGCAATTGCCTTCTGTTTGAAGGAGTCGGGGAGCAAACCCCCCATGGTAATGTATCCCCCACCCCGGGGTCCCAGGAGTCCTTGTCCCCAGCCCCTGCTGCTGGTCTGGCTGCTCGCAGACAACTCCTCTGCCTCTTGTTGCTGTCCCTCCCCTGCTCCAGgctgccctccccccacccccattctggCTCTGGGACCCCCAGCTTCCCATCCCCCCTCATGGCGGAAACCCCAGGCCTCCCCACTCAGCCTGCATGACTGCTGACCTAGAGGGCCAGCCTGACTGCTGACCTTACCCAGTCCCTGTCTGCAGATCCGATACCGCAAAGACCGGGCTGTGGCACGACGTGCTCCCTGCTTCCCAAACGTGACGACCCTCCAGGACCTGGCGAATGGGGCGGCGCTAGCTGCTACTATCCACTGCTATTGTCCCCAGTTGTTACGACTTGAGGGTGAGTGAATGGGCCAGCCCCCATCCTGGAAAGCCAGGCAGCCATCCTAAGTCGCAGCCTAGAGACCCAGATGACTCAGTGGTTATGAATGCAGCTTCTATTATCAGCAGACCTGGGATTGCCTCTTTCTCGTCCCCTAATTAGCTGTGTAATGTTGTACAAGTGTCTGAACTTCTCTGTGCTGCTTATAATTCATTCTTGCAACAGGACTGTGTGCCAGACCCTACATTTGGTGCCAGTGATCCATAGAGAACAAATAGTGTCACTTTCCTGACACTGTTTCCTTTGCCCTCCCTCCCCAGATAGTTCTACATTCTCTTTAGGGAATAAATTCATCTGGAAGTTTCTTTTGGATTAACTGCCACAAAGGGGAACGGTGGTCTGGAAAAGGCTTTTGCATTGAGTTCCGGGGAGAGATGGTCAGAAAGAGGTTTTTGAGTTGAGTTTCAGGGTAGAGGAGAAGGGATGAATGTTCCGGATAGATGCAAAAGCCTGAGACACGATTTATTGTGTGCACCAGGCACAAGGCCTGGGCAGTAGTCTTCCATGTATCTTGGTTGCTGGGCTTCTCTGGGGCCCCATCCTCCTTCCAGTAAGAGCTGGGAACCCACGCATCCTGATCCTACAGAGGTATGCCTCAAGGACCCCATGTCGGTGGCAGACAGCCTGTAcaatctccagctggtgcaggaTTTCTGTGCCTCCCGCCTTCCTCGTGGCTGCCCGCTGTCCCTCGAGGACTTACTTTATGTCCCACCACCCCTCAAGGTAAAGCCATCTCGGGGAGCTTTGGGGGCTCAGGCAGGTTTCCATGGCTGTGTGACCGGTCAGCTGACTATCCTTCCTGCCTCCAGGTCAACTTGGTGGTGCTGCTAGCTGAAATGTTCATGTGCTTTGAGGTGCTGAAGCCTGACTTTGTGCAGGCCAAGGACTTGCCTGACGGCCATGGTGAGCTCCAGGGTCCAGGGCTTGGGGtctggatgggggtggggaggccttGCCCTGTCTGACCCTCTTCTCTGTGTGGCAGCCACTTCCCCGCAGGCCACGGAGGCCTCCCCATCTCTGAATAACAGTGGCAGCAGGTATGGGCTTTTCTTCCCACCTAGATGCTGGGATGGGGCTGGGATGGGGCGTGCGGGGGAGACAAAAGAGGAGCGAGTGTCCCCAGGTTGAAATAGATCTCTTGGCAGCTCTCCTGTGTTCAACTTCCGCCACCCACTTCTGTCACCTGGTGGCCCCCAGTCTCCACTCCGAGGATCCACAGGTGAGAACCCTACTCAGAGACCATCCCAGCTGACCCCTTTGTAGCCCTCCATTGGGTCCTTCTGGTGTCCCCCCACCCCAAGACGACCTCTGGGATGATTTTTCTGGTGACACCTTGGGATCCCTTAGTGCTACTGAATGGCCTCAGCTTCCCGTTTCTGGAAACTTGTGGTGTGAGCAGATACATATTGACCTATCAGTGACTCACCCTGTGACCTTTCAGAGGTTGCTTCCAGACACCATTCTACCCCACCCCAGGGTCCCCAGTGACCCCCCAGTGACCATTCTCTGCCCCTTCACCAGGCTCCCTGAAGTCCTCTCCGTCCATGTCCCACATGGAGGCCCTTGGCAAGGCCTGGAACCGTCAGCTCAGGTAAGTGCATCTCATGGGCCCCTGGTGAGCAGTGGGGCATGCTTGGGTAGGGTAGGTCAGAAGTCTGTCCCAGGGGCTGACCCCTCCCTCTGGCCGCCCAGCCGTCCCCTCTCCCAGGCTGTGTCGTTCAGCACTCCCTTTGGCCTGGACAGCGACGTGGATGTCGTCATGGGAGATCCTGTCCTACTCCGCTCTGTCAGCTCGGACAGTCTGGGCCCCCCACGTCCTGTGCCAGCCCGGACCCCTGCCCAGCAAACCCCAGAGCCTGGTGACCTGCCCACTATCGAGGAGGCCTTGCAGATCATCCACAGTGCCGAGCCTCGGCTGCTCCCGGATGGGGCTGCCGATGGCAGCTTCTACCTCCACTCCCCCGAGGCACCCTCCAAACCACAACTGTCCTCTTCCTTCCCGTCTGATGGGCCCACCAAAGCACCTGTCTATATATCCCACCCTGAGTCCCCCTCGAAACCATCTCCCTGCTCAGCAGGGGAGATACTGAAACCACCAGCCCCATCTGAGGGGTCCCCAAAGGTGGTAGCTTCATCCCCGGCAGCCACAAACTCCGAAGTGAAGATGACCAATTTTGCTGAACGTAAGAAGCAGCTGGTGaaggctgaggctgaggctggagtggCACCCCCCACATCCACTCCAGCAGCctctgaggccctgagctcagagATGAGTGAGCTGGGAGCCCGGCTGGAAGAGAAACGCCGGGCCATCGAGGCCCAAAAGCGACGCATTGAGGCCATCTTTGCCAAGCACCGCCAACGATTGGGCAAGAGTGCCTTCCTGCAGGTGCAGCCACGGGAGGCTGCAGGGGAGGCCGAGGCAGAGGCTGAGCCAGGCTCAGTCCCTGGTGGGGAACGGCCAGCTGGTGAAGGCCAGGGTGAACCATCTCCACGGCCTAAGTCAGTGACCTTCTCTCCAGAGCTGGGCCCAGTGCCCCCCGAAGGCCTAGGGGACTACAACCGAGCGGTCAGCAAGCTGAGCGCTGCCTTGAGCTCGCTGCAAAAGGACATGCAGAGGCTCACGGACCAGCAACAGCGGCTTCTGGCCCCACCAGAGGCTCCCGGACCTGCCCCACCACCTGCAGCATGGGTCATCCCTGCCCCGACAACTGGGCCCAAAGCTGCATCCCCTAGCCCTGCCCGGCGTGCCCCAGCCGCCCGGCGCAGCCCAGGGCCTGGCCCCAGCCCGACATCTCGCAGCCCAAAACATGCACGGCCAGCAGAGCTGCGGCTGACACCCCTAACGAGGGTGCTCACACCACCCCACGATGTAGACAGCCTCCCCCATCTGCGCAAGTTCTCGCCGAGCCAGGTGCCTGTACAGACACGATCCTCAATCCTCCTGGCGGAGGGGACACCTCCTGAGGAGCCTGTGGCCCGGCCTGGCCTTATTGAGATCCCCCTGGGCAGCCTGGGAGAGCCTTCCGCTGACAATGAGGGAGATGGGAGCCCCCCTGGGGCTGAAGATTCCCTAGAGGAAGAGGCGTCTTCTGAGGGAGAGCCCCGGGCTGGGCTTGGATTCTTCTATAAGGTGAGTCACCTGAGCAGGTGGGGACAAGAGACAGTGAGCAGATGGGTAGATGGCCAGGAAGCGGAATGTCCTGGGATTGGTGAGGGAATGAAAggtaggtggatgggtggatgtatGGATAGGTCAGTTGGGTGGTtggatgggtggctgggtggatggataggttgggtgggtggatggataggttGGTTGGTTGGGTGGAAAGGTGGCTAGGTGGATGATAGATTGgacagatggatgaatgggtggatgtgtggatgTATTGATGAGTTGATTGGGTAAGTGGATAAGTGgctagatggatggataggtTGGGTGGATGGATTGATACACAGGTGGATAGGTTGAGTGCATGGATAGGTGCATAGGGTGAGTGACTGGATGGATCGATGGATGagcagatggatggatagatgggtgggcggatggatggatgaatgtgaGCAGATGGGTGGGTGTATAGATACATGGATGGATTGTCtggttgggtggatggatgaatggataggctttgtgggtggatggatggatgatggattgGTGGATAGATGGGAAGGTAGATGGTAGACAGATAAATAGGTGGTTGGTGggcagatggatgggtgggtgggtgataGACAGATGGACAAGAGTGGGTGGCTGAACAAACAGGTCTAGGATCTTCTATGGCATTTCTTCCAGCATGGTCCTGCCAGTTCCCCTTCTTGACCCTGTCCCATGTTTGGTCATTCTCCTTCATAGTGATTTCAGCTTTGATCACCCTGGCATCTTTCTTGGACATGTGCAGTCATCTTCTGATTTCTACTGCCTCCCCCAGTCCCTGGTTATTTTCACTGAGCAGTTAGGGATTTTGGCTATTCCCCCTTGATCTTGGGATAAAAGCCCTCCTGTAGCTTTGGGCTGTGCTCACCTCTGACTTCATCCTTAACTCTCCTCCTCAGCTCTGCATTCCAGTCACATTGGCCTCACAGCTCTGGTTTGTTCTAGCCTCAGGGTCTTCATACTTGCTATTCCCTCTGGCTGGAAGACTCTCCTCATCTCTACCCAGTTAGAAACTTTGGTCATTCTCCATGGGTGCTTCTTCCAGGAAGCCTCACTTGGCACCCCCAGGGTAGGATAGACTGCAGTATAGTTGGCAGTGCCCCAAGCACATGTCTCCCAGTGTTC
The sequence above is drawn from the Castor canadensis chromosome 14, mCasCan1.hap1v2, whole genome shotgun sequence genome and encodes:
- the Camsap3 gene encoding calmodulin-regulated spectrin-associated protein 3 isoform X2, with product MVEAAPAGPGPLRRTFLVPEIKSLDQYDFSRAKAAASLAWVLRAAFGGAEHVPSELWEPFYTDQYAQEHVKPPVTRLLLSAELYCRAWRQALPQLEAPPSPSALLALLARRASVPSLPERPVREADLRHQPILMGAHLAVIDALMVAFAFEWTKTLPGPLALTSLEHKLLFWVDSTVRRLQEKTEQEAAQRASPAAPTDGTAPAQPSHAIAFCLKESGSKPPMIRYRKDRAVARRAPCFPNVTTLQDLANGAALAATIHCYCPQLLRLEEVCLKDPMSVADSLYNLQLVQDFCASRLPRGCPLSLEDLLYVPPPLKVNLVVLLAEMFMCFEVLKPDFVQAKDLPDGHATSPQATEASPSLNNSGSSSPVFNFRHPLLSPGGPQSPLRGSTGSLKSSPSMSHMEALGKAWNRQLSRPLSQAVSFSTPFGLDSDVDVVMGDPVLLRSVSSDSLGPPRPVPARTPAQQTPEPGDLPTIEEALQIIHSAEPRLLPDGAADGSFYLHSPEAPSKPQLSSSFPSDGPTKAPVYISHPESPSKPSPCSAGEILKPPAPSEGSPKVVASSPAATNSEVKMTNFAERKKQLVKAEAEAGVAPPTSTPAASEALSSEMSELGARLEEKRRAIEAQKRRIEAIFAKHRQRLGKSAFLQVQPREAAGEAEAEAEPGSVPGGERPAGEGQGEPSPRPKSVTFSPELGPVPPEGLGDYNRAVSKLSAALSSLQKDMQRLTDQQQRLLAPPEAPGPAPPPAAWVIPAPTTGPKAASPSPARRAPAARRSPGPGPSPTSRSPKHARPAELRLTPLTRVLTPPHDVDSLPHLRKFSPSQVPVQTRSSILLAEGTPPEEPVARPGLIEIPLGSLGEPSADNEGDGSPPGAEDSLEEEASSEGEPRAGLGFFYKDEDKPEDEMAQKRASLLERQQRRVEEARQRKQWQEAEKEQRREEAVRLAQEEALGPVPTVPTATQAPAARATAEEEVGTRRGDFTRLEYERRAQLKLMDDLDKVLRPRATGTGGPGRGGRRAPRPRSGCCDDSALARSPARGLLGSRLSKIYSQSTLSLSTVANETPHNLGVKRPTSRAPSPSGLTSPSRLPGSRERDWENGSNASSPASVPEYTGPRLYKEPSAKSNKFIIHNALSHCCLAGKVNEPQKNRILEEIEKSKANHFLILFRDSSCQFRALYTLSGETEELSRLAGYGPRTVTPAMVEGIYKYNSDRKRFTQIPAKTMSMSVDAFTIQGHLWQSKKPTTPKKGGGTPK